CGCACGCATCGCCGGCGGGCGAAGCGGCGCCCCCGGCGGCCATCGAAGCGCGGGCGCGCGTTTCGAACTGGCGGATATCGCCGCACACCGCTTTCAGCAGCCGAGCGCCTTCTTTCGGCGTCAGGTCGTCGATGCGCCGCATGCTCTGCCGGTCAACGAAGCGTTCCAGCGACGCCTGCAGTTTTTCCTGGGCACGCAGAGCCCTTGCGGCGGCGCGGCGCGGACCGCCAGAGAAAAAGCGCAGCAGCCGCGGACGCGTGTTCCGGCTGGGCAATTCGTCCCTGCGGGCCAGGGCGGCACGCGGCGGGGAATTGACGCTTGCGCCCAGCAGCGGCGCGCCGGCGCCGCCCGGCGTCCGTGCCGCGGCCGGCGGCGATCCGGGCGGTGTGTTGCCATGTCCACTGACCTGCATGACCCGCGCTCCGTAGGAAAATTGGACGAAGCGTGTGGGTGTCAGTCCTACATGGAGTGTTCCGGTCTTAGCCCGGAACGGAAACCGGTCCGACCCCGCAGCCGACCCGGGTGGGCGATACGGCGAGATGGCCGGCGCCGGCCGCACCCGGCGCTACGGCCGCCCAAGCCCCGCGGTGGCTCAATCGCGGAAATTCTCGAACTGCAGCGGCAGGTCCACGTCGGTCTTGCGCAGCAGCGCGATCACGGTTTGCAAGTCGTCGCGCTTCTTGCCCGTAACGCGCAGCTTGTTGCCATTGATCTGTGTCTCGACCTTGAGCTTGGCATCCTTGATCGCCGCAATCAGTTTCTTGGCGACAGGCTGCTCGATCCCTTGCTTGAGCGTGATCTTCTGCCGCGCGCCGCCCAGGTTCACGACAGGCTCTGCCGGGTCCATGCTGCGCGGGTCGATGCCTCTGGCGGTAAGACGGCCGCGCAGGATGTCCAGCATCTGCTTGAGCTGGAAGGCGGACGGCGCGGTCTGCGTGACCACATAATCCTCCAGCTCGAACCTGGCATCCGTGCCCTTGAAGTCGAAGCGCGTCGCCAGCTCCCGGTTGGCCTGGTCCACCGCGTTGCTCAGTTCATGCTTGTCCACTTCGGAGACGACGTCGAAAGAAGGCATGAGAGGGTCCTCTGATAGTGTTTGGCGCGATTTTCCCATGGCGGGCGCGCGGCGGAAAAGCCGTTATGCTACCGGCCATGAGGCCGCCGGCCGGCCGGCAAGCCCCATCACTCGACCGAGCTCCCGATGTTCGCCACCGATCCCACCGCACGACCGGTATCGCCGCGCGAAGCCTCGGCGCGGCAGCGCGCCCAGCGTGTCATCGCGCTGTTCGAGGCCCTGAAGGGGCTCGGCGCGCTGGCCGCCAGCATCGGCCTGCTGAGCCTGCTGCATCACGATCTGCGCCACATCGTTTTCGTCATCATCGGCCATTTCGGCCTGGACCCCGGCGGCCACTATCCCGAGGAATTGCTGCGCCTGGCCGCCCTGCTCCAGGACACGAGCGTCCGCACGCTGGTGGCCTTGGCGGCGGCCTACGTGACGCTGCGGCTGGCCGAGGCCTATGGGCTGTGGCGGGATCGCGCCTGGGGCGAATGGCTGGGCGCGTTGTCGGGCGCGATCTACGTTCCCTTCGAACTGCGTCACCTGCTGCACGCGCCCAGCGCCCTGAGCGCGGCCGTGGTGCTCGCCAACGTGCTGATCGTCGCGTTTCTGGCGTGGCAGCTGGTGCGGCGGCGCGCCCCGCGCGCAGCGGCGTAGACGGCGCAGCGCAAGCGCCGGTCAGCCGTCCGTCGAGCGGCTCAGGGCTTCCCAGGTGTCGATTTCCGCCGCGTAGGAAGCCAGCTTTTCCCGGATCAGACCCAGCGCATCGCTGCCCAGAACGAGATGCGCCGGCGGCGCGTCGCTGTCGATGACCGCCAGCATGGCGCGGGCGGCCTTGATGGGATCGCCCAGTTGCTTTCCGCTTTTCTCCGCACGCGCCTGGCGGATCGGATCGAACAGGCCGTCGTAGTCAGAGATGGAACGCGGGGTGCGAACCATGGAGCGGCCAGCCCAGTCGGTGCGGAAGGAGCCCGGCGCAACCGCCGTGACCGCGATACCCAGGTGCCTGACCTCCTTGCCCAGCGCTTCGGAGATTCCTTCCAGCGCGAACTTGCTGCCGCAATAGTAGGCAATGCCCGGCATGGTGATGAATCCGCCCATCGACGTGATGTTCAGGATGTGGCCGCGGCGGCGTTCGCGCATGTAGGGCAGCACGGCCTTCATCATCGCCACCGCGCCGAAGACATTGACGTCGAACTGGCGACGCATTTCCTCCAGCGGCGACTCTTCCATCACGCCCTCATGCCCGTACCCCGCGTTGTTGACCAGGACGTCGATCGGGCCGATGTGCGTCTCGACGTCGGCGATCACGCCTTCGATGGCGGCAAAATCCGTCACATCGAGGATGCGCGAAAACGCATGCGCAGGGCTGAGCGCATCGAAGGATTGCCGCGCTTGCGCGTTGCGCACGGTCCCGACCACCCGATGGCCGGCGGCCAGCGCCTCCTGGGCAAGCGCGCGGCCGAAGCCGCTGCTGACGCCAGTGATGAACAGTGTTTTCGTCGATGACATGGAAAATCTCCTGGGCAAGAATGACCCAGGCATACTATTCTCGCCATGACGTGCCGTCGCGGCGGAATTTTCTGGTTTTATTGCCTATTTTTATGGACGTTGAGGGTTTTCGATGAAGGACGCCGGATCGGGCGGATCTATCGGGGCGGCGGACCCGCGCATGGTGGCGCTGCTGCTGGCCCTGGCTCCGCAAGAAGGCTACAACTTGACCGCCCTGCCCGATGTGCGCATCCTGCGCTCGGATCGTCCGCTATCGCGCACACCCGTTCTTTACGATCCGGGAATTGTGATCGTGTGCCAGGGCAGCAAGCGGGGATTTTTCCGCGACCAGGTATACCGGTACGACGAGCAGCATTACCTGGCGGTGGCCGTTCCGGTCCCGTTCGTGATGGAAACGGACGCGTCGCGGCAGCGGCCGCTGCTGGCCATCTATATGCATCTGAATTTCCAGCTGGCTGCCGAACTGGCGATCCAGATCGACCGCCACGGACACCGCGGGCCAGCCGCCGAGCCGCGCAGCATGATGTCCAGCCCCATGGACGACGCCCTGAAATCTTCCGTTCTGCGCTTCCTGCAGGTATTGAGCGATCCGCTGGAGGCCTCGGTGCTCGGGCCGGCGCTGGTGCGCGAGCTGTACTTCCGCGTGCTGACCGGCGCGCAGGGCGGCGCGATGCGTTCGGCGCTCGCCATGCAGGGGCAATTCGGCAAAATCGGCAAGGCGCTGCGGCTGATCCACGCCGCGTATGCGGAACCGCT
The sequence above is a segment of the Bordetella genomosp. 9 genome. Coding sequences within it:
- a CDS encoding YajQ family cyclic di-GMP-binding protein → MPSFDVVSEVDKHELSNAVDQANRELATRFDFKGTDARFELEDYVVTQTAPSAFQLKQMLDILRGRLTARGIDPRSMDPAEPVVNLGGARQKITLKQGIEQPVAKKLIAAIKDAKLKVETQINGNKLRVTGKKRDDLQTVIALLRKTDVDLPLQFENFRD
- a CDS encoding DUF2127 domain-containing protein, with product MFATDPTARPVSPREASARQRAQRVIALFEALKGLGALAASIGLLSLLHHDLRHIVFVIIGHFGLDPGGHYPEELLRLAALLQDTSVRTLVALAAAYVTLRLAEAYGLWRDRAWGEWLGALSGAIYVPFELRHLLHAPSALSAAVVLANVLIVAFLAWQLVRRRAPRAAA
- a CDS encoding oxidoreductase, whose amino-acid sequence is MSSTKTLFITGVSSGFGRALAQEALAAGHRVVGTVRNAQARQSFDALSPAHAFSRILDVTDFAAIEGVIADVETHIGPIDVLVNNAGYGHEGVMEESPLEEMRRQFDVNVFGAVAMMKAVLPYMRERRRGHILNITSMGGFITMPGIAYYCGSKFALEGISEALGKEVRHLGIAVTAVAPGSFRTDWAGRSMVRTPRSISDYDGLFDPIRQARAEKSGKQLGDPIKAARAMLAVIDSDAPPAHLVLGSDALGLIREKLASYAAEIDTWEALSRSTDG
- a CDS encoding AraC family transcriptional regulator translates to MVALLLALAPQEGYNLTALPDVRILRSDRPLSRTPVLYDPGIVIVCQGSKRGFFRDQVYRYDEQHYLAVAVPVPFVMETDASRQRPLLAIYMHLNFQLAAELAIQIDRHGHRGPAAEPRSMMSSPMDDALKSSVLRFLQVLSDPLEASVLGPALVRELYFRVLTGAQGGAMRSALAMQGQFGKIGKALRLIHAAYAEPLSLTQLAGEAGMSVPTFHAHFKAITGMPPMQYVKSARLHQARLLMLRQSMTAAAACHAVGYESASQFNREFKRLFGLPPAEEARRMRHSFALPPPQPGSPYISSH